A genomic segment from Streptosporangium roseum DSM 43021 encodes:
- a CDS encoding FAD-binding oxidoreductase: protein MSNLNDLRSLIRGHVSLAGDDGFDQARRPWNLAVEQPVRAVVEAAGADDVAALVRYARDAGLTVSAQPSGHGATGDVDGVILLRTGRLDEVRVDPGARTARVGAGVAWGQVQSVAGPHGLTGLPGSSPVVSVAGYTLGGGLSWFGRSYGWAADSVTAFEVVDADGVRARVTADSDADLFWALRGGGGDFALVTAIEFDLHPAPALYGGRLLWPADRAAEVLEAYRAITTTAPDELTVWFDLLQFPGSAPLVAVDVTHLGDAAEGRALLRPLDRIGGLISDSRAAMPVAELGAITAEPTTPGPGMSRGELLTGLDDLAAKTLLSAPIDPLLSVQVRHLGGALARPSESPHGPLTEPYALYLFGVPSTPDVAAAIRTRQRELVRSLAPAVSGRKPYTYLNPAETVAVAFTPAVLTRLREIKRRRDPRNVLRGNFPVGA from the coding sequence ATGAGTAACCTCAACGACCTGCGCTCCCTGATCCGCGGCCACGTGTCGCTGGCGGGAGACGACGGCTTCGACCAGGCCCGCCGGCCGTGGAACCTGGCCGTCGAGCAGCCGGTGCGGGCGGTGGTCGAGGCCGCCGGCGCCGACGACGTGGCGGCCCTGGTGCGCTACGCCCGCGACGCGGGACTGACGGTGTCGGCCCAGCCCAGCGGCCACGGCGCCACGGGTGATGTGGACGGGGTGATCCTGCTGCGCACCGGCAGGCTCGACGAGGTGCGGGTGGATCCCGGCGCCCGCACCGCCCGCGTCGGCGCGGGCGTCGCCTGGGGGCAGGTGCAGTCCGTGGCCGGGCCGCATGGCCTGACCGGACTGCCCGGCAGCTCGCCGGTGGTCAGCGTGGCCGGCTACACCCTCGGCGGCGGGCTCAGCTGGTTCGGCCGCAGCTACGGATGGGCCGCCGACTCCGTCACCGCCTTCGAGGTCGTCGACGCCGACGGGGTCCGGGCCCGGGTCACCGCCGACTCCGACGCCGACCTGTTCTGGGCGCTGCGCGGCGGCGGCGGCGACTTCGCACTGGTCACCGCGATCGAATTCGACCTGCACCCCGCACCCGCCCTGTACGGCGGGCGCCTGCTCTGGCCGGCGGACCGCGCGGCGGAGGTGCTGGAGGCGTACCGGGCGATCACCACCACGGCCCCCGACGAGCTGACCGTCTGGTTCGACCTGCTGCAGTTCCCCGGCTCGGCGCCGCTGGTCGCCGTGGACGTCACCCACCTGGGCGACGCGGCCGAGGGCCGGGCGCTGCTGCGCCCTCTGGACCGGATCGGCGGACTGATCTCCGACAGCCGCGCCGCCATGCCGGTCGCCGAGCTCGGCGCCATCACCGCCGAACCGACCACTCCCGGCCCCGGCATGTCCCGCGGCGAACTGCTGACCGGCCTGGACGACCTCGCGGCCAAGACCCTGCTCTCGGCGCCCATCGACCCACTGCTCAGCGTGCAGGTCCGGCACCTGGGCGGAGCCCTGGCCCGGCCTTCCGAGAGCCCGCACGGCCCCCTGACCGAGCCCTACGCCCTCTACCTGTTCGGGGTCCCGTCCACCCCCGACGTCGCGGCCGCCATCCGGACCAGGCAGCGGGAACTCGTCCGGAGCCTCGCCCCCGCCGTCAGCGGGCGCAAGCCGTACACCTACCTGAACCCGGCCGAAACCGTGGCGGTCGCCTTCACCCCCGCCGTCCTGACCCGCCTGCGGGAGATCAAGCGCCGGCGCGATCCCCGGAACGTCCTGCGCGGCAACTTCCCCGTCGGCGCCTGA
- a CDS encoding nuclear transport factor 2 family protein, producing MFSGRVDTTHQVTDPRIAVDGDTARLTALIEAQHLLTADRSKNALLKNLYDVGLVRDGDRWGMRRVGIDCLWFTGDPTAVFGR from the coding sequence ATGTTCAGCGGCCGGGTGGACACGACCCACCAGGTCACCGACCCGCGCATCGCCGTCGACGGCGACACCGCGCGCCTCACCGCACTGATCGAGGCCCAGCACCTGCTCACCGCCGACCGGAGCAAGAACGCCCTGCTGAAGAACCTCTACGACGTCGGCCTCGTCCGTGACGGCGACCGCTGGGGCATGCGCCGGGTCGGCATCGACTGCCTCTGGTTCACCGGCGACCCCACCGCCGTCTTCGGCCGCTGA
- a CDS encoding sulfotransferase family protein — MQVIGAGFGRTGTASLKAALEHLGLRPCYHMLEIFDHPEMAGQWLDIAEGRSADWDAVFDGYQATVDWPGASYWRELADHYPEAKILLNVRDPQRWYRSMEATIFKQARKRESLAGRAGYAVLCRMSGDFAAFTRMTREVVVERVFGGDITDKAHVLKVFKDHTDAVRASFPPDRVLVYDVTQGWEPLCAFLGLPVPAAPFPRLNDSESFVRDARRRIARMVLRR, encoded by the coding sequence ATGCAGGTCATCGGAGCGGGGTTCGGCCGTACGGGGACCGCCTCGTTGAAGGCGGCGCTGGAGCATCTGGGCCTGCGGCCCTGCTATCACATGCTTGAGATCTTCGATCATCCCGAGATGGCCGGGCAGTGGCTGGACATCGCGGAGGGACGGTCGGCGGACTGGGACGCGGTGTTCGACGGCTACCAGGCCACGGTCGACTGGCCGGGCGCGTCCTACTGGCGCGAGCTCGCCGACCACTACCCCGAGGCCAAGATCCTGCTGAACGTCCGGGACCCCCAGCGGTGGTACAGGAGCATGGAGGCCACGATCTTCAAGCAGGCACGCAAAAGGGAGTCCCTGGCCGGACGCGCGGGATACGCCGTACTGTGCCGGATGAGCGGTGATTTCGCCGCGTTCACCAGGATGACCCGCGAGGTGGTCGTCGAGCGGGTCTTCGGCGGCGACATCACCGACAAGGCACACGTCCTGAAGGTCTTCAAGGACCACACCGACGCGGTGCGCGCGTCGTTCCCGCCGGACCGGGTGCTGGTCTACGACGTCACGCAGGGCTGGGAGCCGCTCTGCGCCTTTCTCGGTCTCCCCGTCCCCGCGGCGCCGTTCCCCCGGCTCAACGACAGTGAGAGCTTCGTCCGCGACGCTCGCAGGCGGATCGCCCGGATGGTCCTGCGCCGCTGA
- a CDS encoding CGNR zinc finger domain-containing protein, whose product MTDRPLTGEPLALDLVNTEWPEQGRMLDYLADPAGLRTWLAEHEDEFGPVDPEGQTPLGPLRHARRAIRRALEENEYGELNTVLAHGRLRLSIDGHGPAERPELDDPAWLPAWEAGRAFLDLVRTAPPGRVRKCDGPGCVLWFLDTSRNGRRRWCSMTGCGNRAKARAHYTRGQAG is encoded by the coding sequence GTGACCGACAGACCGCTGACCGGGGAGCCTCTGGCTCTGGACCTCGTCAACACCGAGTGGCCCGAGCAGGGGCGGATGCTGGACTACCTGGCGGACCCCGCCGGCCTGCGGACCTGGCTCGCTGAGCACGAGGACGAGTTCGGGCCGGTGGATCCGGAGGGCCAGACCCCGCTCGGACCGCTGCGACACGCACGACGCGCGATCCGGCGGGCACTTGAGGAGAATGAGTACGGCGAGCTCAACACCGTGCTCGCCCACGGCCGGCTCCGGCTGAGCATCGACGGTCACGGGCCGGCGGAACGTCCGGAGCTGGACGACCCGGCGTGGCTACCCGCCTGGGAGGCCGGGCGGGCCTTCCTCGACCTCGTCCGGACGGCGCCTCCCGGACGGGTGCGGAAATGCGACGGGCCCGGCTGCGTGCTCTGGTTCCTCGACACCTCACGCAACGGCCGCCGCCGCTGGTGCTCCATGACCGGCTGCGGCAACCGCGCCAAGGCCCGCGCCCACTACACCCGGGGGCAGGCCGGCTGA
- a CDS encoding alpha/beta fold hydrolase codes for MSTTDTAVGDIATNGVRHRTVEVQGLRVFYREAGDPANPTLVLLHGFPSSSAMFRNLLRDLADSYHLIAPDHIGFGQSAMPPAGDFPYSFEKLTEVTVGLLDALGVDRFALYIQDYGAPIGLRIAGRDPERVTAIISQSGNAYLEGFTPFWEVLFAHAKDRAANEAEVRTLLEAEATRWQYTHGVPADRLDRLTPDTWTLDQAYLDRPGNKEIQLQLFWDYQFNLDGYPGFQEYFRTHRPPVLVAWGENDEIFGADGARAYARDLPDAEIHLLDAGHFALETHGAEIAALIRDFLGRKVS; via the coding sequence ATGTCCACCACTGACACGGCCGTCGGCGACATCGCCACGAACGGGGTCCGGCACCGCACCGTCGAGGTCCAGGGGCTGCGGGTCTTCTACCGGGAGGCGGGAGACCCGGCCAACCCGACGCTGGTCCTGCTGCACGGTTTCCCGAGCAGTTCGGCGATGTTCCGGAACCTGCTGCGCGACCTGGCCGACTCGTATCACCTGATCGCGCCGGACCACATCGGCTTCGGGCAGTCGGCGATGCCCCCGGCCGGCGATTTCCCGTACAGCTTCGAAAAGCTGACCGAGGTCACCGTCGGGCTGCTGGACGCTCTCGGCGTCGACCGGTTCGCCCTCTACATCCAGGACTACGGCGCGCCGATCGGGCTGCGCATCGCCGGCCGTGACCCGGAACGGGTGACCGCGATCATCAGTCAGAGCGGCAACGCCTACCTGGAGGGCTTCACTCCCTTCTGGGAGGTCCTGTTCGCCCACGCCAAGGACCGGGCCGCCAACGAAGCCGAGGTCCGTACGCTCCTGGAGGCGGAGGCGACCCGGTGGCAGTACACCCACGGCGTGCCCGCCGACCGGCTCGACCGTCTCACTCCGGACACCTGGACCCTCGACCAGGCCTACCTGGACCGGCCCGGGAACAAGGAGATTCAGCTCCAGCTCTTCTGGGACTACCAGTTCAACCTCGACGGCTATCCCGGCTTCCAGGAGTACTTCCGTACGCACCGGCCGCCTGTGCTCGTCGCGTGGGGGGAGAACGACGAGATCTTCGGCGCCGACGGGGCTCGGGCATACGCCCGCGACCTGCCCGACGCGGAGATCCACCTCCTGGACGCCGGGCACTTCGCCCTGGAGACCCATGGCGCCGAGATCGCGGCGCTCATCCGCGACTTCCTCGGCCGGAAGGTCTCCTGA
- a CDS encoding BTAD domain-containing putative transcriptional regulator — MQFGILGPMVVRSADGDLIAVGGPRPRTLLALLLLDAGKMVGVDRLIDGQYGERPPAGAANAIQAQISRLRRNLPADLIEFHGAGYRLAVDPEDVDAHRFERLAREGRRLLAAGHHAGAAALLRQGLELWRGPALADVADAPFAGTQVSRLEELRLTAAEDLLDAELALPEAGPVAGLQELVAAHPLRERPRGLLMRALHAAGRQAEALAVFEDGRRLLADELGADPSPELAAVHLAILRGGQPRERAARAGLPTQLTSFVGRERELERIDALRPARLVTVIGPGGTGKTRLAVEAAVRRGGEACFVDLSTLDDGGQVPQAVLGALGLRETGLRSPMSGTSDPTDRLVAALAEQELLLVLDNCEHVVTAAATLARRLLAACPGLTVLATSREPLGITGEHLVPLAPLATPPPGGASGDPLGYPAVRLFADRAAAVRQGFSLGPGNLGAVLRICAALDGLPLAIELAAARVRTFSVEEIATRLAEHGRFRLLSRGDRTAAARHRTLHAVVEWSWDLLDTDEQALARRFSVFSGGASLEAVERVCGQDTAELLADLVDRSLIETDGERYQMLDTIRLFCAERLAEAGEEERLRAAHAACFLDLARRADAHLYRAEQLRWLARLSADNANLQAALRWAVGHDRPTALRLIAALAMYWWLSGRRGQATQHAVRLLDAVGPEPPMELTDEYVLAVLHAVPDAGPRHWECAEAIMRSLDRPMRYPFAPALWGMTAGPPGSTSEEIERQRRLLGSGPWSRALEGLGGAMLALLNGRVTRAEREFEDVVAAFGAVGERWGKAQGLDWLGLIASWRGEWARSMELWKGALDLLEELGALEEIMDVLCRRADGLRRRGDDAAAAADYLRVAELARRTGRPETMVVAHLGLGELARFEGDHAEAARRFDAALAAGETGAFTTDGIRSRVLTALGRLAGATGDTREAMIRHRGALAAALRSPLAIDLADAAEGLAGQALLEGTAERAALLLGVGVALRGMAVTGDRDVAGIAAGATDVLGAEAFATVFARGAAMGRQEALTVLGGPGA, encoded by the coding sequence GTGCAGTTCGGCATCCTGGGCCCGATGGTGGTGCGATCGGCCGATGGCGATCTGATCGCCGTCGGCGGTCCGCGGCCGCGCACCCTGCTCGCGTTGCTGCTCCTGGACGCGGGCAAGATGGTCGGAGTGGACCGGCTCATCGACGGCCAGTACGGCGAGCGGCCACCCGCGGGCGCCGCCAACGCCATCCAGGCGCAGATCTCCCGGCTCAGACGCAACCTGCCCGCCGACCTGATCGAGTTCCACGGCGCGGGCTACCGGCTGGCGGTCGACCCGGAAGACGTCGACGCGCACCGGTTCGAGCGGCTCGCCCGCGAGGGACGGCGCCTGCTCGCCGCGGGTCACCACGCCGGCGCGGCCGCCCTGCTCAGGCAGGGCCTTGAGCTGTGGCGGGGGCCCGCGCTCGCGGACGTCGCCGATGCGCCGTTCGCCGGCACGCAGGTCAGCAGGCTGGAGGAGCTCAGGCTCACGGCCGCGGAGGATCTCCTCGACGCGGAGCTGGCCCTCCCCGAGGCCGGCCCGGTGGCCGGGCTGCAGGAGCTGGTCGCCGCTCATCCGCTGCGCGAGCGGCCGCGCGGGCTGCTGATGCGGGCGCTGCACGCGGCCGGGCGGCAGGCCGAGGCGCTGGCGGTGTTCGAGGACGGGCGGCGGCTGCTCGCCGACGAGCTAGGCGCCGACCCCTCACCGGAGCTCGCGGCGGTGCACCTGGCGATCCTGCGCGGCGGGCAGCCGCGCGAGCGCGCCGCACGGGCGGGCCTGCCCACCCAGCTCACCAGCTTCGTCGGCCGCGAGCGGGAGCTGGAGCGGATCGACGCCCTGCGCCCCGCCCGGCTGGTCACGGTCATCGGCCCCGGCGGCACCGGCAAGACCAGGCTGGCCGTCGAGGCGGCGGTCCGCCGGGGCGGCGAGGCGTGCTTCGTGGACCTTTCCACGCTCGACGACGGCGGCCAGGTCCCGCAGGCGGTGCTCGGCGCGCTCGGCCTGCGCGAGACCGGGCTGCGGTCACCCATGTCCGGCACCTCCGATCCCACCGACCGGCTGGTGGCGGCGCTGGCCGAGCAGGAGCTGCTGCTCGTCCTGGACAACTGCGAGCACGTGGTCACCGCGGCCGCCACGCTCGCCCGCCGGCTGCTCGCGGCCTGCCCCGGCCTGACCGTCCTGGCCACCAGCAGGGAACCTCTGGGTATCACCGGCGAACACCTGGTCCCGCTGGCGCCCCTGGCCACCCCGCCGCCGGGCGGCGCGTCCGGCGACCCGCTCGGCTATCCGGCGGTGAGGCTGTTCGCCGACCGGGCGGCGGCCGTACGGCAGGGCTTCTCGCTGGGGCCCGGCAACCTCGGCGCGGTCCTGCGGATCTGTGCGGCGCTCGACGGCCTGCCGCTGGCCATCGAGCTGGCGGCGGCGCGGGTGCGCACGTTCTCGGTCGAGGAGATCGCCACACGCCTGGCCGAGCACGGCAGGTTCCGGCTGCTCTCGCGCGGCGACCGCACCGCCGCCGCCCGCCACCGGACCCTGCACGCGGTCGTGGAGTGGAGCTGGGACCTGCTGGACACCGACGAACAGGCGCTGGCCAGGCGGTTCTCGGTGTTCTCCGGGGGCGCGAGCCTGGAGGCGGTCGAGCGGGTCTGCGGCCAGGACACCGCGGAACTGCTGGCCGACCTGGTGGACAGGTCGCTGATCGAGACCGATGGCGAGCGCTACCAGATGCTCGACACCATCCGGCTGTTCTGCGCGGAACGGCTGGCGGAGGCGGGAGAGGAGGAGCGGCTGCGCGCCGCCCATGCCGCCTGCTTCCTCGACCTCGCGCGGCGCGCCGACGCCCACCTCTACCGGGCGGAGCAGCTCCGGTGGCTGGCCCGCCTGTCGGCCGACAACGCCAACCTGCAGGCCGCGCTGCGCTGGGCCGTCGGGCACGACCGGCCGACGGCGCTGCGGCTGATCGCCGCCCTGGCCATGTACTGGTGGCTGAGCGGGCGGCGCGGCCAGGCCACGCAGCACGCCGTACGGCTCCTCGACGCGGTCGGGCCGGAGCCGCCCATGGAGCTGACCGACGAGTACGTCCTGGCCGTGCTGCACGCCGTACCGGACGCGGGGCCGCGGCACTGGGAGTGCGCCGAAGCGATCATGCGGTCGCTGGACCGGCCGATGCGCTACCCGTTCGCCCCCGCCCTGTGGGGGATGACCGCGGGGCCGCCGGGGTCCACGTCCGAGGAGATCGAGCGGCAGCGACGGCTGCTCGGCTCCGGTCCGTGGAGCCGGGCGCTCGAAGGGCTCGGCGGAGCCATGCTGGCGCTGCTGAACGGCCGGGTCACCCGGGCCGAGCGGGAGTTCGAGGACGTGGTCGCGGCCTTCGGCGCGGTGGGCGAACGCTGGGGGAAGGCACAGGGGCTCGACTGGCTCGGCTTGATCGCGAGCTGGCGCGGTGAGTGGGCGCGCTCCATGGAGCTGTGGAAGGGCGCGCTGGACCTGCTCGAAGAGCTCGGCGCGCTCGAAGAGATCATGGATGTGCTGTGCAGGCGCGCCGACGGGCTGCGGCGCCGGGGTGACGACGCGGCCGCGGCCGCCGACTACCTTCGCGTGGCCGAGCTCGCCCGCAGGACGGGCAGGCCGGAGACGATGGTGGTGGCCCACCTGGGGCTGGGCGAGCTGGCCCGCTTCGAGGGCGATCACGCCGAGGCGGCCCGGCGGTTCGATGCCGCGCTGGCGGCCGGGGAGACCGGCGCGTTCACCACCGACGGCATCAGGTCGCGCGTGCTCACCGCGCTGGGACGGCTGGCCGGGGCGACGGGCGACACGCGGGAGGCCATGATCAGGCATCGCGGGGCGCTGGCCGCCGCGCTGAGGTCACCGCTGGCGATCGACCTCGCCGACGCCGCCGAGGGCCTGGCCGGGCAGGCCCTGCTTGAGGGTACGGCGGAGCGGGCGGCGCTGCTGCTCGGCGTGGGCGTGGCGCTGCGCGGCATGGCCGTGACCGGTGATCGCGACGTCGCCGGGATCGCCGCGGGCGCCACGGACGTCCTCGGCGCGGAGGCGTTCGCGACGGTGTTCGCGCGGGGCGCGGCGATGGGCCGGCAGGAGGCGCTGACAGTCCTGGGCGGCCCCGGCGCGTGA
- a CDS encoding FAD-dependent monooxygenase, giving the protein MKNTNVLISGASIGGPALAYWLDRYGFNVTVVEKAPALRAGGQAVDFKGETHLTVLRRMGILEDVRRLQTGGTDQEIVDADGRRLAVIPGEFTGGEIEIKRGDLSRLLYDRTAAGCEYVFGDSITSLTETADGVHVTFERAAPRTFDLVVGADGIHSNVRRLAFGPEADHVAFLGHYYALAELPGDFGPVPKMYNEPGRMVAVGGPKAPAFFVFASEQLDYDRYDVEQHKRIVAEAYAGMGWRGPAIVDAVRRADDLYLDSISQVRIDHYARGRVVLLGDAAYGNTLGGFGTGLAVVGAYVLAGELAAAGGDHRLAFERYEEEFRGYAKVARSGNAGPFLAPGSPARIRMRNWTFKYGFLLGLMLKMTDMFATRITLKDYEPVRQAR; this is encoded by the coding sequence ATGAAGAACACCAACGTCCTCATCTCCGGCGCCAGCATCGGCGGCCCCGCCCTCGCCTACTGGCTCGACCGCTACGGCTTCAACGTCACCGTCGTCGAGAAGGCCCCGGCCCTGCGCGCGGGCGGCCAGGCCGTCGACTTCAAGGGCGAGACCCACCTCACCGTGCTGAGGCGGATGGGCATCCTGGAGGATGTGCGGCGGCTGCAGACCGGCGGGACCGACCAGGAGATCGTCGACGCCGACGGCCGCAGGCTGGCGGTCATCCCCGGCGAGTTCACCGGCGGTGAGATCGAGATCAAGCGCGGCGACCTGTCCAGGCTGCTGTACGACAGGACGGCCGCCGGCTGCGAATACGTCTTCGGTGACTCCATCACGTCCCTGACCGAGACCGCGGACGGCGTGCATGTCACCTTCGAGCGTGCCGCGCCGCGCACGTTCGACCTGGTGGTGGGCGCGGACGGGATCCACTCCAACGTGCGCCGCCTGGCCTTCGGCCCGGAGGCCGACCACGTCGCGTTCCTCGGCCACTACTACGCCCTGGCCGAGCTGCCGGGAGACTTCGGGCCCGTGCCGAAGATGTACAACGAGCCCGGCAGGATGGTCGCCGTCGGCGGGCCGAAGGCGCCCGCGTTCTTCGTCTTCGCCTCCGAGCAGCTCGACTACGACCGCTACGACGTCGAGCAGCACAAGCGGATCGTGGCCGAGGCCTACGCGGGCATGGGCTGGCGGGGCCCCGCGATCGTCGACGCGGTACGGCGGGCGGACGATCTCTACCTCGACTCGATCAGCCAGGTCAGGATCGACCACTACGCCAGGGGCCGGGTGGTGCTGCTCGGCGACGCCGCCTACGGCAACACCCTGGGCGGCTTCGGCACCGGTCTGGCCGTGGTCGGCGCCTACGTCCTGGCGGGGGAGCTGGCCGCGGCCGGTGGTGATCACCGCCTGGCCTTCGAGCGGTACGAGGAGGAGTTCCGCGGATACGCCAAGGTGGCCCGGAGCGGCAACGCCGGCCCCTTCCTCGCCCCCGGCAGCCCGGCCAGGATCCGCATGCGCAACTGGACGTTCAAGTACGGCTTCCTGCTGGGCCTGATGCTGAAGATGACCGACATGTTCGCCACCCGCATCACCCTGAAGGACTACGAGCCCGTACGGCAGGCCCGCTGA
- a CDS encoding alpha/beta hydrolase, translating into MPGPPGTVRWEAATVPGPDHDVPLRVYRSGPAPRGVLVWAHGGSWSAGSAAGWHPACADLARAASATVVSVDYRLAPGHPHPAALLDVLAAMTWAQTISDGPIAVGGDSAGGTVAACAALVWRDRRLPLAAQVLVYPPIDPRCQAPSYSRDAEAFPSRAGLLAAWRAYRGTAGRHPAAGGATPLYSTPDEAADPTGLAPAIIAAGSLDPVADDARGYARHLQTAGNTVTFREFRGMRHGAFLTDPALRHWLGVTYSRRTP; encoded by the coding sequence GTGCCGGGACCTCCCGGCACCGTCCGCTGGGAGGCGGCCACCGTGCCCGGCCCGGATCACGACGTCCCCCTGCGGGTCTACCGGAGTGGACCGGCCCCGCGTGGCGTGCTGGTGTGGGCGCACGGCGGGAGCTGGTCGGCGGGATCGGCCGCCGGCTGGCACCCGGCCTGCGCCGACCTGGCACGGGCCGCCTCGGCCACCGTGGTCAGCGTTGACTACCGGCTGGCCCCCGGGCACCCTCACCCGGCCGCCCTTCTGGACGTCCTGGCCGCCATGACCTGGGCCCAGACCATCTCCGACGGGCCGATCGCGGTGGGCGGGGACAGCGCCGGCGGCACGGTCGCCGCGTGCGCCGCTCTCGTGTGGCGGGACCGGCGGCTGCCGCTGGCCGCGCAGGTGCTGGTCTACCCGCCGATCGACCCGCGGTGCCAGGCCCCCTCCTACAGCCGCGACGCGGAGGCCTTCCCCAGCCGGGCCGGACTGCTGGCGGCCTGGCGGGCCTACCGGGGCACCGCGGGCCGCCACCCGGCCGCCGGCGGCGCCACCCCGCTCTACAGCACCCCGGACGAGGCCGCCGACCCCACCGGACTCGCTCCCGCGATCATCGCCGCGGGCTCCCTCGACCCCGTCGCCGACGACGCCCGTGGATACGCCCGGCACCTGCAAACGGCCGGGAACACCGTCACGTTCCGGGAGTTCCGCGGCATGCGCCACGGCGCCTTTCTGACCGACCCCGCGCTCCGCCACTGGCTGGGCGTCACGTACTCCCGGAGGACCCCGTGA
- a CDS encoding MFS transporter, with product MSTLDQAPPATTPHPSDSPATATTPTGRRQAARMTGRQKLVLALLLGSQFMVAVDFSILNVALPVVGAGLGFSLADLQWIATAFALTAAGFTLLFGRVADLFGRKRLFLGGMALLGLSSALGGLATSPGMLLVARVLQGLATAAVTPAGLSLLTTSFKEGPLRDRALGLNGALMSAGFTAGAILGGLLTDLLSWRWAFLINVPVAALVVILAPSAIPDSRPAGRSRLDVPGAVAVTGGLLTLVYGLTQAGETGWGDPATLAALVAGAALLAGFWFIEKRSADPLVPVQIMKRPTVVWGNAVGLIAFVTETSLVFLLTLYLQKVLGYSPLATGLAFGVLGLGTVIGGTFGGRAVGRMGNRATIVTGGVIQAVATVSLVALGTSGAWIWLLLAATFIGGVGNMFMIVGFMVTATSGLPDREQGLATGLATMTQQVGITMGIPIMSAIATARMTALDGSGPDAVLSGVSLAILVNSAVVLVGAVLAGAFLAPRRAEHAPVK from the coding sequence ATGTCCACACTCGACCAGGCCCCGCCGGCCACCACACCTCACCCCTCGGACTCACCGGCGACCGCGACCACGCCGACCGGCCGGCGACAGGCGGCACGCATGACAGGGCGCCAGAAACTGGTGCTCGCCCTGCTGCTCGGATCCCAGTTCATGGTCGCGGTGGACTTCTCCATCCTGAACGTGGCCCTCCCCGTGGTCGGCGCCGGCCTGGGCTTCTCCCTGGCCGACCTGCAATGGATCGCCACCGCCTTCGCCCTGACCGCGGCCGGCTTCACCCTGCTGTTCGGCCGGGTGGCGGACCTGTTCGGCCGCAAGCGCCTGTTCCTGGGCGGCATGGCACTGCTCGGCCTGTCCTCCGCCCTCGGCGGCCTCGCCACCTCGCCGGGGATGCTGCTGGTCGCCCGCGTGCTGCAGGGGCTGGCCACCGCGGCCGTCACCCCAGCCGGACTTTCCCTGCTGACCACCTCCTTCAAGGAAGGGCCGCTGCGGGACAGGGCCCTCGGCCTCAACGGCGCCCTGATGTCGGCCGGGTTCACCGCCGGCGCGATCCTCGGCGGGCTGCTGACCGACCTGCTGTCCTGGCGCTGGGCCTTCCTGATCAACGTTCCGGTGGCCGCCCTCGTGGTGATCCTGGCCCCGTCCGCCATCCCCGACTCCCGCCCCGCCGGCCGTTCCCGGCTGGACGTGCCCGGCGCCGTCGCCGTCACCGGCGGCCTGCTCACCCTGGTCTACGGCCTCACCCAGGCGGGCGAGACCGGCTGGGGCGACCCCGCCACCCTGGCCGCCCTGGTCGCCGGCGCGGCGCTGCTGGCCGGGTTCTGGTTCATCGAGAAGCGCTCCGCCGACCCGCTCGTCCCCGTGCAGATCATGAAGCGGCCCACCGTGGTCTGGGGCAACGCCGTGGGCCTGATCGCCTTCGTCACCGAGACCTCCCTGGTCTTCCTGCTCACCCTCTACCTGCAGAAGGTGCTGGGCTACTCCCCGCTGGCCACCGGACTGGCCTTCGGCGTCCTGGGGCTGGGCACCGTCATCGGCGGCACCTTCGGCGGCAGGGCCGTCGGCCGGATGGGCAACCGCGCCACCATCGTCACCGGCGGCGTCATCCAGGCCGTCGCCACCGTCTCCCTGGTCGCGCTCGGCACGTCCGGCGCCTGGATCTGGCTGCTGCTGGCGGCCACCTTCATCGGCGGCGTCGGCAACATGTTCATGATCGTCGGATTCATGGTCACCGCCACCTCCGGCCTGCCCGACCGCGAGCAGGGCCTGGCCACCGGTCTGGCCACGATGACCCAGCAGGTCGGCATCACCATGGGCATCCCGATCATGAGCGCCATCGCCACCGCCCGGATGACCGCCCTGGACGGCAGCGGCCCCGACGCCGTCCTGTCCGGCGTCTCCCTCGCCATCCTCGTCAACTCCGCCGTCGTCCTCGTCGGCGCGGTGCTCGCCGGAGCGTTCCTCGCCCCCCGCCGCGCCGAGCACGCACCGGTCAAGTGA
- a CDS encoding DUF1876 domain-containing protein translates to MESKQWDVQIFISEDDNDDVTTARAVLMTPDGRRRECVAYARRNPEDQPVPAIGDELAAGRALADMAGKLMRDGAEDVAQLAGHAPRAW, encoded by the coding sequence ATGGAATCAAAGCAATGGGACGTGCAGATATTCATCAGTGAGGACGACAACGACGACGTCACCACCGCCAGGGCCGTGCTGATGACACCTGACGGCAGAAGGCGCGAGTGCGTCGCGTACGCCCGGCGCAACCCGGAGGACCAGCCTGTTCCGGCGATCGGTGACGAGCTGGCGGCGGGGCGTGCCCTGGCCGACATGGCCGGCAAGCTGATGAGAGACGGCGCCGAGGACGTCGCCCAGCTGGCAGGGCATGCGCCCAGGGCATGGTGA